A genomic region of Dickeya solani IPO 2222 contains the following coding sequences:
- the lptC gene encoding LPS export ABC transporter periplasmic protein LptC: MSKTKRWLTLLLALIALVLIGLNLTNQRAGNGPTEVQNNDPAYTMQQNITVVYDPTGKLSYKLVAEKAEHYNADQVSWFTQPVATMFNEQTVATWSVRADRAKLTKDRMLYLYGHVEVNSLTNDSQLERIKTDNAQINLVTQDVTSDDEVTLYGVNFTSNGLKMRGNLRSKTAELIDKVKSYYEIQPKN, from the coding sequence ATGAGTAAAACAAAACGCTGGCTAACGCTGTTGCTGGCATTGATTGCGCTGGTGCTGATCGGGTTAAATCTGACAAACCAGCGTGCAGGAAACGGGCCGACGGAAGTGCAGAATAACGATCCGGCCTATACCATGCAGCAAAATATTACCGTGGTGTATGACCCGACCGGAAAACTGAGTTACAAGCTGGTGGCCGAAAAAGCGGAGCACTACAACGCTGACCAGGTAAGCTGGTTTACCCAGCCGGTGGCGACCATGTTCAATGAACAAACCGTCGCCACCTGGTCGGTACGGGCCGATCGCGCCAAACTGACGAAAGATCGCATGCTGTATCTGTACGGTCATGTCGAGGTCAACAGCCTGACCAATGACTCGCAGCTTGAGCGGATTAAGACGGATAATGCGCAGATAAATCTGGTTACGCAGGACGTGACGTCGGATGACGAAGTCACCCTGTACGGTGTCAACTTTACCTCTAACGGACTGAAAATGCGCGGAAATCTGCGCAGCAAAACCGCTGAGCTGATCGATAAGGTAAAATCCTATTATGAAATCCAACCAAAAAATTAA
- the kdsD gene encoding arabinose-5-phosphate isomerase KdsD, with protein MSHFELQPGFDFQTAGRQVLSIERDSLAQLDQYIDDHFSRACEKMFYCHGKVVVMGMGKSGHIGCKMAATFASTGTPAFFVHPGEASHGDLGMITAQDIVIAISNSGESHEILALIPVLKRLQVCLICMTGNPESTMAKAADIHLCVHVSQEACPLGLAPTSSTTATLVMGDALAVALLQARGFTAEDFALSHPGGALGRKLLLRINDIMHTGDEIPRVSHDASLRDALLEITRKNLGMTVICGPDDRIEGIFTDGDLRRVFDMNINLNSAGIADVMTRGGIRVTPQTLAVDALNLMQSRHITSLLVAEDNRLLGIVHMHDMLRAGVV; from the coding sequence ATGTCACATTTCGAGCTACAACCTGGTTTCGATTTCCAGACCGCCGGCCGGCAGGTGCTGTCCATCGAACGCGACAGCCTTGCGCAGTTGGATCAATACATTGACGACCATTTTTCGCGCGCCTGCGAGAAAATGTTTTACTGCCACGGCAAGGTAGTGGTGATGGGCATGGGTAAGTCGGGGCATATCGGCTGCAAGATGGCGGCCACCTTCGCCAGCACCGGCACGCCCGCCTTTTTTGTCCACCCCGGCGAAGCCAGCCACGGCGATTTGGGCATGATTACCGCGCAGGATATCGTGATTGCCATTTCCAACTCCGGCGAGTCCCATGAAATTCTGGCGCTCATCCCGGTGTTGAAGCGCCTGCAGGTGTGCCTGATCTGCATGACCGGCAATCCGGAAAGCACCATGGCCAAAGCGGCGGACATCCATCTTTGCGTCCATGTATCGCAGGAAGCCTGCCCGCTGGGCCTGGCGCCGACCTCCAGCACCACCGCCACGCTGGTGATGGGCGATGCGCTGGCCGTCGCGCTGTTGCAGGCGCGCGGCTTTACCGCCGAAGATTTCGCGTTGTCGCACCCCGGCGGCGCACTTGGCCGCAAACTTCTGTTGCGGATCAACGATATCATGCACACTGGCGACGAGATCCCCCGCGTCAGCCATGATGCGTCGCTGCGTGACGCGCTGCTGGAGATTACCCGCAAGAATCTGGGGATGACGGTGATTTGCGGCCCGGACGATCGTATCGAAGGTATCTTTACCGACGGTGACCTGCGCCGGGTGTTCGACATGAATATCAACCTGAACAGCGCCGGCATCGCCGATGTGATGACGCGCGGCGGTATCCGGGTTACGCCGCAAACGCTGGCGGTGGACGCCCTGAACCTGATGCAATCCCGCCATATTACCTCGCTGCTGGTGGCGGAGGACAATCGCCTGCTGGGGATCGTCCACATGCACGATATGCTGCGCGCTGGCGTGGTGTAA
- the mlaF gene encoding phospholipid ABC transporter ATP-binding protein MlaF, translated as MNHENLVEIRGLSFRRGNRPIFSDVSLNVPKQKITAIMGPSGIGKTTLLRLIGGQLQPDSGEIWFDGENIPTLSRSRLYETRKKMSMLFQSGALFTDLNVFDNVAWPLREHTQLPAPLLYSTVMMKLEAVGLRGAAELMPSELSGGMARRAALARAIALDPQLIMFDEPFVGQDPITMGVLVKLIAELNHALGVTCIVVSHDVPEVLSIADYAYIIADQCVVAEGSPTELQQNGDPRVRQFLDGIADGPVPFHYPAGDYQRGLLGLGSK; from the coding sequence ATGAACCACGAAAATCTGGTAGAAATTCGCGGGCTCAGTTTCCGGCGGGGCAACAGGCCGATTTTTTCGGATGTCTCGCTGAACGTGCCAAAACAAAAAATCACGGCCATCATGGGGCCGTCCGGCATCGGTAAAACCACGCTGCTGCGTCTGATTGGCGGGCAACTGCAACCGGACAGCGGCGAAATCTGGTTCGACGGGGAAAATATTCCGACTCTTTCCCGTTCCCGTCTGTATGAGACTCGTAAGAAAATGAGCATGTTGTTTCAGTCCGGTGCGCTATTTACCGATCTGAACGTGTTCGATAATGTCGCCTGGCCGCTGCGCGAACATACGCAACTGCCCGCGCCGCTGCTGTACAGCACCGTGATGATGAAGCTGGAGGCGGTTGGGTTGCGCGGCGCGGCGGAACTGATGCCGTCGGAGCTGTCGGGGGGGATGGCGCGGCGAGCGGCGCTGGCGCGCGCCATCGCGCTCGATCCGCAATTGATCATGTTCGATGAGCCGTTCGTCGGCCAGGACCCGATCACTATGGGCGTGTTGGTGAAACTGATCGCCGAGTTGAATCATGCGCTTGGCGTGACCTGCATCGTGGTGTCTCACGATGTGCCGGAAGTGTTGAGCATTGCCGATTATGCTTACATCATTGCCGATCAATGCGTGGTGGCGGAAGGCTCGCCAACTGAATTGCAGCAAAATGGCGACCCACGCGTGAGACAGTTTCTGGATGGCATTGCCGATGGTCCGGTGCCGTTCCACTATCCGGCAGGCGATTATCAGCGTGGGCTGTTAGGCTTGGGGAGTAAGTAA
- the mlaD gene encoding outer membrane lipid asymmetry maintenance protein MlaD — translation MQTKKHEIWVGVFMLIALCAIVFLCLKVADLKSLGQQQTYRLYATFDNIGGLKARSPVKVGGVVIGRVADISLDTKTYLPRVAVDIDQRYNHIPDTSSLAIRTSGLLGEQYLALNMGFEDEDMGTSILKDGGTVQDTKSAMVLEDLIGQFLYKSGGNNTDNASQNNASQDTVNPNNAAQSHAKPAETNPAETKPVEKGGEAAKPESGAKPAQQP, via the coding sequence ATGCAAACAAAGAAACATGAAATTTGGGTTGGCGTATTCATGCTGATTGCGCTGTGCGCCATAGTCTTTTTATGTCTGAAAGTTGCCGACCTGAAATCGCTGGGGCAACAACAGACCTACCGTTTGTACGCGACCTTCGACAATATCGGCGGTCTCAAAGCGCGTTCGCCGGTGAAAGTCGGCGGGGTGGTGATTGGCCGGGTGGCGGATATTTCGCTGGACACCAAGACGTATCTGCCGCGGGTGGCGGTGGATATCGATCAACGTTACAACCACATCCCGGATACCAGCTCGCTGGCGATTCGCACCTCCGGTCTGCTGGGAGAACAGTATCTGGCGCTGAATATGGGTTTTGAAGACGAAGACATGGGAACGTCGATTCTGAAAGACGGCGGCACCGTCCAGGACACCAAGTCGGCCATGGTACTGGAGGACCTTATCGGTCAATTCCTATATAAGAGCGGCGGCAACAATACTGACAATGCCAGCCAGAATAATGCCAGCCAGGACACGGTTAACCCAAATAATGCGGCTCAGAGCCATGCCAAACCGGCGGAAACCAATCCGGCGGAGACCAAGCCAGTAGAGAAGGGTGGCGAGGCGGCAAAACCTGAATCTGGCGCAAAACCAGCCCAACAGCCTTGA
- the kdsC gene encoding 3-deoxy-manno-octulosonate-8-phosphatase KdsC, which translates to MSEIRPQTDTCYGPVDTQVMQRARDIRLLICDVDGVFSDGLIYMGNQGEELKAFNVRDGYGIRCLLTSDVDVAIITGRSSQLLVDRCQTLGIRHLYQGQSDKLLAFRELLDTLSLTASQVAYIGDDLIDWPVMAETGLSVAVADAHPLLLPNAHYVTRIAGGRGAVREICDLILLAQGKLDFAKGLSI; encoded by the coding sequence ATGAGTGAAATCCGGCCGCAAACCGATACCTGTTACGGGCCTGTCGATACCCAGGTCATGCAACGCGCCCGTGATATACGTCTGTTAATCTGCGATGTCGACGGCGTATTTTCCGACGGCCTGATCTACATGGGGAATCAGGGCGAAGAACTGAAAGCCTTCAACGTACGCGACGGCTACGGTATTCGCTGCCTGCTGACGTCCGACGTCGACGTGGCGATTATCACCGGCCGGTCGTCGCAGTTGCTTGTCGATCGCTGCCAGACGCTGGGTATCCGCCATTTATATCAGGGACAGTCGGATAAGCTTTTGGCCTTCCGCGAGCTGTTGGATACACTGTCGCTCACCGCCAGCCAGGTTGCCTACATCGGCGATGATCTGATCGACTGGCCGGTGATGGCCGAGACAGGGCTGAGCGTCGCGGTGGCAGACGCCCATCCGTTGCTGCTGCCCAACGCGCACTATGTGACGCGCATTGCCGGCGGCCGCGGCGCGGTCAGAGAGATTTGCGATCTTATTCTGCTGGCGCAGGGTAAACTGGATTTCGCCAAAGGGCTGTCGATATGA
- the mlaC gene encoding phospholipid-binding protein MlaC, translating into MLKRLLMVALLVVAPFVSAADQTNPYSLMRDAAQKTFDRLKNEQPRIQQDPNYLRTVVREELLPYVQVKYAGALVLGQYYKNATPDQREAYFKAFGAYLEQAYGQALASYHGQTYEIAPEQPVGNAEIVSIRVTITDNGGRPPIRLDFQWRKNTKTGYWQAYDMIAEGVSMITTKQNEWASTLRQNGVDGLTKQLQAAAQQPISLGQKNG; encoded by the coding sequence ATGTTGAAACGTTTATTGATGGTGGCTCTGTTGGTGGTGGCCCCGTTTGTGAGTGCCGCTGACCAGACTAACCCCTATAGCCTGATGCGTGACGCGGCACAGAAAACCTTCGACCGCCTCAAAAATGAACAGCCGCGCATTCAACAGGACCCCAACTATCTGCGCACCGTGGTGCGTGAAGAGCTGCTGCCTTATGTGCAGGTGAAATATGCCGGCGCATTGGTGCTGGGCCAGTATTACAAGAATGCCACGCCGGATCAGCGCGAGGCCTATTTCAAGGCGTTCGGGGCTTATCTGGAGCAGGCATATGGTCAGGCGCTGGCGTCTTACCACGGTCAGACCTACGAGATCGCGCCGGAGCAGCCGGTGGGCAACGCCGAGATTGTTTCCATTCGCGTAACCATCACCGATAACGGTGGCCGCCCGCCGATTCGTCTGGATTTCCAGTGGCGCAAGAACACCAAAACCGGTTACTGGCAGGCGTATGACATGATCGCCGAAGGGGTGAGCATGATTACCACCAAGCAGAACGAGTGGGCGTCCACGCTGCGTCAGAACGGGGTCGACGGCCTGACGAAGCAGTTGCAGGCCGCGGCTCAGCAGCCGATTTCGCTGGGTCAGAAAAATGGCTGA
- a CDS encoding calcium/sodium antiporter, giving the protein MLFATVLLIIGLVLLVYGADRLVYGAAVLARTFGVPPMIIGMTIVGMGTSLPELMVSVTAALNHQTDMAVGNVLGSNIANILLILGSAVLIRPLTFHSTLLRQELPPMLVVTLLCGILLHDSFLSRLDGVILLLAAAGCIALMLRMAHAAQHRGDDSLTREQMAELPRENNQTVALLWLLIGLVILPMSARIVIDNATVIANYFNISELTIGLTILAVGTSLPELATAIVGTLKKEDDIALGNLIGSNIFNIVIVLGVPALLSPGAVNPLAFARDYWVMLGVSALLTILCLRQKRRIGQGAGALLLCAFIAYLSVLFLFS; this is encoded by the coding sequence ATGCTTTTTGCGACAGTACTGTTAATTATTGGTTTAGTATTACTGGTTTATGGCGCCGACCGTCTGGTGTATGGCGCCGCTGTACTGGCCCGCACATTTGGCGTACCGCCGATGATTATCGGCATGACGATTGTGGGAATGGGCACCTCGTTGCCCGAACTGATGGTATCCGTAACCGCCGCGCTCAACCATCAGACCGACATGGCGGTCGGCAACGTACTGGGCTCAAACATCGCCAACATTCTGTTGATCCTCGGCAGCGCCGTCCTGATCCGGCCATTGACCTTTCATTCCACACTGTTGCGTCAGGAACTGCCGCCCATGCTGGTGGTGACGCTGCTGTGCGGCATTCTGCTGCACGACAGCTTCCTCAGCCGCCTGGATGGCGTGATTCTGTTGCTGGCGGCCGCGGGTTGTATTGCGCTGATGCTGCGTATGGCGCACGCCGCCCAGCACCGTGGCGACGATAGCCTGACCCGGGAACAGATGGCCGAGCTGCCCAGAGAGAACAACCAGACCGTGGCGCTGCTATGGCTGCTGATCGGCCTGGTTATTCTGCCGATGTCGGCACGGATCGTGATCGATAACGCCACCGTCATCGCCAATTACTTTAATATCAGCGAACTGACCATCGGGCTGACGATACTGGCCGTCGGCACCAGTCTGCCGGAATTGGCGACAGCGATCGTCGGCACCCTGAAGAAAGAGGACGACATCGCGCTCGGCAACCTGATTGGTTCCAATATCTTTAATATCGTAATAGTGCTGGGCGTGCCTGCGCTCCTGTCCCCGGGTGCGGTGAATCCGCTCGCGTTTGCGCGCGACTACTGGGTAATGCTGGGGGTCAGCGCGCTCCTGACGATTCTTTGTCTTCGCCAGAAACGGCGCATCGGTCAGGGCGCGGGCGCATTGCTGTTGTGTGCGTTCATCGCGTACCTTTCGGTGCTGTTCTTGTTCTCATAG
- the mlaE gene encoding lipid asymmetry maintenance ABC transporter permease subunit MlaE — protein sequence MLVQALASLGRVGIQVCAAFGRAGLMLFNALVGKPELVKQWPLLRKQLYSVGVQSLLIIMVSGVFIGMVLGLQGYLVLTTYSAEASLGMMVALSLLRELGPVVTALLFAGRAGSALTAEIGLMKATEQLSSMEMMAVDPLRRVVAPRFWAGVITMPLLTVIFVAVGIWGGALVGVDWKGIDSGFFWSAMQNAVEWQKDLLNCVIKSLVFAITVTWIALFNGYDAIPTSEGISRATTRTVVHSSLAVLGLDFVLTALMFGK from the coding sequence ATGCTAGTACAGGCATTAGCGTCGTTGGGACGCGTTGGCATTCAGGTCTGCGCCGCTTTCGGGCGTGCCGGGCTGATGCTGTTCAATGCGCTGGTCGGCAAGCCGGAACTGGTCAAACAGTGGCCGTTGCTGCGCAAACAGCTCTATAGCGTCGGCGTGCAGTCGTTGCTGATTATCATGGTATCCGGCGTATTCATCGGTATGGTGCTGGGGTTGCAGGGGTATCTGGTCCTGACCACCTACAGCGCCGAAGCCAGTCTGGGTATGATGGTGGCGCTGTCGTTGCTGCGCGAACTGGGGCCGGTGGTGACCGCGTTGCTGTTCGCCGGCCGCGCCGGTTCGGCTCTGACGGCGGAAATCGGGCTGATGAAGGCCACCGAGCAGCTATCCAGTATGGAGATGATGGCGGTGGATCCGCTGCGCCGCGTCGTGGCGCCGCGCTTTTGGGCCGGGGTGATCACCATGCCGCTGCTGACAGTGATTTTTGTCGCCGTCGGCATCTGGGGTGGGGCGCTGGTCGGCGTGGACTGGAAGGGCATCGACAGCGGCTTTTTCTGGTCGGCGATGCAGAACGCGGTGGAGTGGCAGAAAGACTTGCTCAACTGCGTGATCAAGAGCCTGGTGTTTGCCATTACCGTTACCTGGATTGCGCTGTTCAACGGTTATGACGCGATTCCGACGTCAGAAGGCATCAGCCGCGCGACGACCCGCACCGTGGTGCACTCGTCGTTGGCGGTACTGGGATTGGATTTTGTGCTGACAGCACTGATGTTTGGGAAATGA